The following are from one region of the Paenibacillus sabinae T27 genome:
- a CDS encoding methyl-accepting chemotaxis protein: protein MKLATKLTWMMLLVLLLVGSSIGFFGYRAAYNQLDEAAGIELVGCANITTGLVDPAQIAALVAGDTSKLGAIEDRISWIVGHKPIFKEAFILSLDGKILAADKNLKARGYKAGDSFYLNDEDKKMITTMKHSTYSKVYTYQGTSLKTGYGPIYQDHDPTKPIVALMAINFDGPLVQERTLEIMKQPLIIGASILVAAILIAYFFIRRMVSPLTKLSRAVNHVAHGDLTQEALLLTSKDEIGKLAADFNGMKDNLSRLITEVNDTSLQVASSSQELSASAQETNRSGEHTVNVTIELAEGAQVQLRHLESSYQAVQEMSGFIAEIAINADQAMKDAVCGADKARSGRESMDSTTEQMKVMRGSIDDLSGIIHTLSGHSKEIESIVGTIASIAAETNLLALNAAIEAARAGEEGRGFAVVANSVRKLAERSGDSARQIGELLGLIVAQMDLAGETMNRSNVEMQHGTEMVTSAGESFTEIEKAVSAMASQSREISETVQQLTEIAGGLVDAIQNTVSVSNQTAEGAESLSATSQQQLAAMQEVEASSAFLSSLSDKLQKLVEQFKVA, encoded by the coding sequence ATGAAATTGGCAACAAAATTAACTTGGATGATGCTGCTCGTTCTTCTGCTTGTGGGATCGTCCATCGGATTCTTCGGCTACCGCGCCGCCTATAATCAGTTGGATGAGGCTGCGGGTATCGAGCTTGTAGGCTGTGCCAATATTACAACGGGACTTGTTGACCCCGCGCAGATCGCCGCTCTTGTGGCCGGGGACACCAGCAAGCTTGGCGCAATCGAGGACCGGATCAGTTGGATCGTCGGACATAAGCCGATCTTTAAGGAAGCCTTTATTTTGTCGCTGGACGGAAAAATTCTCGCCGCCGACAAGAATTTGAAGGCCAGAGGCTATAAGGCTGGAGATTCGTTTTATTTAAACGACGAAGACAAGAAAATGATTACCACCATGAAACATTCTACATACTCCAAGGTTTATACATACCAAGGAACCTCACTGAAAACCGGCTACGGCCCCATCTATCAAGACCATGACCCTACGAAACCGATTGTCGCCCTGATGGCCATCAACTTTGACGGCCCGCTGGTTCAGGAAAGAACGCTTGAAATCATGAAACAGCCTCTTATCATTGGCGCGTCCATCCTGGTCGCCGCGATCCTGATCGCTTACTTTTTCATCCGCCGGATGGTCAGTCCGCTGACCAAACTGTCCCGCGCCGTTAATCACGTCGCCCACGGCGATCTTACGCAGGAAGCGTTGCTCCTGACCAGCAAAGATGAAATCGGCAAGCTGGCCGCCGACTTTAATGGAATGAAAGACAATCTGAGCAGGCTGATTACCGAAGTGAACGATACCTCCCTGCAGGTCGCTTCTTCCTCACAGGAGCTGTCGGCCAGCGCCCAGGAGACGAACCGCTCGGGAGAGCATACGGTTAACGTCACGATTGAACTGGCGGAAGGCGCGCAGGTGCAGCTTCGCCATTTGGAGAGCAGTTATCAGGCGGTACAGGAAATGTCCGGGTTCATTGCCGAAATTGCGATTAACGCCGATCAGGCAATGAAGGACGCTGTCTGCGGGGCCGATAAAGCCCGTTCGGGAAGAGAATCCATGGATTCGACGACAGAGCAGATGAAGGTCATGAGGGGGAGCATTGACGACCTGTCAGGCATCATTCATACGCTGTCCGGTCACTCGAAGGAAATCGAAAGCATCGTCGGCACGATCGCAAGCATCGCTGCGGAGACGAATCTGCTGGCGCTGAATGCGGCTATCGAAGCGGCGCGCGCCGGGGAAGAAGGACGCGGCTTCGCCGTTGTCGCCAATTCCGTCCGCAAGCTGGCGGAGCGATCGGGGGATTCCGCGCGGCAAATCGGCGAGCTGCTCGGCCTCATTGTTGCCCAAATGGATCTGGCCGGAGAGACGATGAACCGTTCGAACGTGGAGATGCAGCACGGTACGGAGATGGTGACGAGTGCCGGCGAATCCTTTACGGAGATTGAAAAAGCCGTTTCCGCCATGGCATCTCAAAGCCGGGAAATCTCCGAAACGGTGCAGCAGCTGACCGAGATCGCCGGTGGATTGGTTGATGCGATCCAGAATACCGTCAGCGTGTCCAATCAGACGGCCGAAGGTGCGGAAAGCTTGTCCGCAACTTCGCAGCAGCAGCTTGCGGCCATGCAGGAAGTTGAAGCTTCCTCGGCATTCCTCTCTTCCCTGTCGGATAAGCTGCAGAAGCTCGTGGAACAGTTCAAGGTAGCGTAA
- a CDS encoding putative bifunctional diguanylate cyclase/phosphodiesterase, with amino-acid sequence MDHMGIHYNVWIMLLSYVLSVTASYSALNLICQVPSSTARTRRLWLLAGACVLGSGIWAMHFVGILAVRLPFDVRYSAGKVIMSMLVGIVFCYLGLSGALAQRMTFLRCAASGLLLGAGISIMHYVGMSSMKMEAEIHYYLPSQSISVMIAFIASFMSIMLIGRFKDSPGFNRWKLYSALLLGMAVSGMHYTSMQSSHFAYDSWLGSNPSLLQTDVILLMGVSLVTLFMFGISGGAVFLDRHMLERMAYHDPLTGLPNRHGLERYFRNWFLTGRPGAVFFVDLDRFKSINDTLGHDIGDMLLQEVASRLLQSVSPKGNVFRLGGDEFLIAEPDFTPEEAAEEASRILQEVKKSYRIEGNDLYVTASVGISMAPEHGTDRSSLMKAADTALYTSKDSGKNKFSMFDQEMNRHQLRRMSLEKDLRKALAQSEFMVVYQPKWDSLMNVTVGLEALLRWRHPEHGIISPAEFIPIAEETGLIVPITYWMLHEVCSQNMLWHTEEIASVAVSINMSARMFESENLYEVVEEALARSGLAPQYLELEITESIAMNNMEETVAQLSKLRNLGVRVSLDDFGTGFSSLGNLDEIPVNTLKIDQVFIRKSKMHSKKAIISNIIAIASNLNMEVVAEGVETPEQIELLQSLGCRVMQGYYYGRPMPVHELGQWFTENAAAV; translated from the coding sequence ATGGATCATATGGGAATCCACTATAATGTATGGATCATGCTGCTCTCCTACGTGCTTTCGGTGACGGCATCCTACTCCGCTTTAAATTTGATCTGTCAAGTTCCGTCCTCAACGGCACGTACGCGCCGATTATGGCTTCTCGCGGGAGCCTGCGTTCTCGGAAGCGGCATCTGGGCGATGCATTTTGTCGGGATTTTGGCCGTCCGGCTGCCGTTTGACGTGCGTTACAGCGCGGGAAAAGTGATTATGTCGATGCTGGTTGGCATCGTGTTCTGTTATCTGGGACTGTCGGGTGCCCTGGCACAGCGGATGACCTTCCTGCGCTGTGCGGCTAGCGGTCTGCTGCTTGGCGCGGGGATCTCCATTATGCATTATGTAGGAATGTCGTCGATGAAGATGGAGGCGGAGATTCATTACTATCTGCCAAGCCAGAGTATTTCCGTCATGATCGCGTTCATCGCCTCGTTTATGAGCATTATGCTGATCGGCCGATTCAAGGATTCGCCCGGCTTCAACCGCTGGAAGCTGTATTCCGCGCTGCTGCTCGGCATGGCGGTAAGCGGAATGCACTATACGAGTATGCAGTCCAGTCATTTTGCTTACGACAGCTGGCTCGGCTCCAATCCATCCCTGCTTCAGACGGATGTCATTCTGCTGATGGGGGTGTCGCTCGTCACCCTGTTTATGTTCGGAATATCGGGCGGCGCCGTTTTTCTGGACAGGCATATGCTGGAGCGGATGGCCTACCATGATCCGCTGACGGGCCTGCCGAACCGCCATGGATTGGAACGATATTTCCGCAATTGGTTCCTGACCGGCCGTCCGGGGGCCGTGTTCTTTGTCGATCTGGACCGGTTCAAATCGATTAACGATACGCTGGGACATGATATCGGGGATATGCTGCTGCAGGAAGTGGCCTCCAGGCTGCTTCAGAGCGTCAGTCCCAAGGGGAATGTATTCCGTTTGGGAGGGGATGAATTCCTGATCGCCGAGCCGGATTTCACCCCGGAGGAGGCGGCGGAGGAAGCGAGCCGGATTCTTCAGGAGGTCAAGAAATCGTACCGGATCGAGGGCAATGACCTGTACGTTACCGCCAGCGTCGGCATCAGCATGGCGCCGGAGCACGGAACGGACCGCTCTTCTTTGATGAAAGCGGCGGATACGGCGCTCTATACGTCCAAGGATTCCGGCAAGAACAAATTCAGCATGTTCGACCAGGAGATGAACCGGCATCAGCTTAGGCGGATGTCGCTCGAGAAGGATCTGCGCAAGGCGCTGGCACAATCCGAATTCATGGTCGTGTACCAGCCGAAATGGGATTCCCTTATGAACGTAACCGTTGGCCTTGAAGCGCTGCTCCGCTGGAGGCATCCCGAGCACGGGATTATCTCTCCGGCCGAGTTCATACCGATCGCGGAGGAGACGGGGCTCATTGTCCCGATTACGTACTGGATGCTGCATGAGGTATGCAGCCAGAATATGCTCTGGCATACAGAAGAAATCGCCTCGGTCGCCGTATCAATCAATATGTCGGCGAGGATGTTTGAGTCGGAGAATCTGTATGAAGTCGTCGAAGAGGCCCTTGCGCGTTCGGGTCTGGCGCCGCAATATCTGGAGCTTGAAATTACGGAGTCGATCGCGATGAACAACATGGAGGAGACGGTGGCTCAGCTGTCCAAGCTGCGCAATCTAGGCGTCAGGGTATCTCTGGATGACTTCGGGACGGGCTTCTCCTCGCTCGGCAATCTGGATGAAATTCCGGTCAACACGCTCAAGATCGACCAGGTGTTCATCCGCAAGAGCAAGATGCACTCCAAGAAGGCGATTATCAGCAACATTATCGCCATCGCCAGCAACCTCAATATGGAGGTCGTTGCCGAGGGCGTAGAGACGCCGGAACAGATCGAGCTGCTGCAATCGCTGGGCTGCCGGGTCATGCAGGGGTACTATTACGGCCGTCCGATGCCGGTTCACGAGCTGGGCCAATGGTTTACGGAAAATGCGGCAGCGGTATAG
- a CDS encoding stalk domain-containing protein, whose product MNSVHRSKSGFKWTAAFLLVILVSGLIPSLGRSAAAEETPGSTGEQIVLDPGFGYRSIWAPLANELFRSSSVTAYLPTRLPDSGKQYYGISSKLTEEGYAIQLYRADKAPDAASSLPDANSPARKPGDVLLEASAGAAKPSFPHGDALLLSKNGWTVYTDSDGAATDSRKRQLVQAFSQAVKFATPLSTDAKGIINVSGTGKDAVYTAYWSFDGKTGYTFVSHTSLADFISVLYSFRPVINLLDQADVVMLPLSVEMNWQTGRTSAFVPRENKRIALSSAPVFANGNLYFPLKDAIAFIQGHMQTVPSENAVYFSENGYFNQLKLNVKTGQVYKGRQKIATIKVRKQNGVILVPLRFLKEYLWLPFSYDSSAKTGTIEYSTWFTNNRPLKASSATLSVSVLGTGIFYYESSRISSFGTYSYQQSKPPQGYNGRKYSLYQVSIPLLPGENQFIYGDSRNGRIINSIPVDSKLTAADIPFRYSGYPSYDSLSLDLKLSSSDGADWPAGYAETSSYVDLSGTLEARGTGFSSLRLTLRPVNGRESKAVSFPVGKDGRFSYRIKPDQGKGSYVVTLYNPPGTIPKADRAPIVTFIVVVK is encoded by the coding sequence ATGAACAGCGTGCATAGGAGCAAATCCGGTTTCAAATGGACCGCCGCCTTCCTGCTTGTCATTCTTGTATCCGGCCTGATCCCTTCCCTCGGAAGAAGCGCGGCCGCAGAAGAAACGCCCGGCTCCACCGGCGAGCAGATTGTGCTGGACCCTGGCTTCGGGTACCGCAGCATCTGGGCGCCGCTGGCGAACGAACTGTTCAGGTCCAGTTCGGTCACCGCCTATCTCCCGACCCGCCTGCCGGACTCCGGCAAGCAGTACTATGGCATTTCAAGCAAGCTGACGGAGGAAGGCTATGCCATCCAGCTTTATAGAGCAGACAAGGCTCCTGACGCCGCCAGTAGCCTCCCAGACGCGAATTCTCCTGCGAGAAAGCCGGGAGACGTGCTGCTGGAAGCTTCGGCCGGAGCAGCTAAACCTTCATTTCCGCACGGAGATGCTCTGCTGCTCAGCAAGAACGGATGGACGGTATATACCGATTCTGACGGGGCGGCAACGGACAGCCGGAAGCGGCAGCTTGTTCAGGCTTTTTCCCAGGCCGTAAAGTTCGCTACGCCTTTGTCCACTGACGCCAAAGGGATCATTAACGTATCGGGCACCGGGAAGGACGCCGTTTACACCGCGTACTGGTCTTTTGACGGCAAGACAGGGTACACGTTCGTAAGCCATACTTCTCTGGCCGATTTCATTTCGGTGCTTTACAGCTTCCGTCCGGTCATTAATCTGCTGGATCAGGCCGATGTGGTGATGCTGCCCCTCAGCGTGGAAATGAACTGGCAAACGGGCCGCACATCCGCTTTTGTGCCCCGGGAAAATAAACGTATCGCCCTCAGCAGCGCTCCCGTCTTTGCAAACGGAAATTTGTATTTTCCCTTAAAGGATGCGATCGCCTTTATTCAAGGACATATGCAGACCGTTCCGTCGGAGAATGCCGTATATTTCTCAGAGAACGGATACTTTAATCAGCTTAAGCTCAATGTGAAAACCGGCCAGGTGTATAAAGGACGCCAAAAAATCGCCACAATTAAGGTTCGCAAGCAAAACGGCGTTATTCTGGTGCCGCTCCGCTTTTTAAAGGAATACCTGTGGCTTCCGTTCAGCTATGATTCTTCTGCGAAGACGGGTACCATCGAGTACAGCACCTGGTTCACGAACAACCGGCCTCTTAAGGCTTCCAGCGCTACTCTTTCCGTGTCGGTTCTCGGAACCGGGATCTTTTACTATGAGAGCAGCCGGATAAGCTCCTTTGGAACGTACAGCTATCAACAGAGCAAGCCACCGCAAGGCTATAACGGGCGAAAATATAGTCTGTATCAGGTCAGCATCCCACTTCTGCCCGGGGAGAATCAATTCATATACGGCGACTCCAGAAACGGCCGCATCATCAACTCGATCCCGGTGGACTCGAAGCTGACCGCGGCCGATATACCTTTCCGCTACAGCGGTTATCCGTCCTATGACTCCTTGAGCCTTGATCTGAAGCTGAGCTCAAGCGATGGAGCTGACTGGCCGGCGGGTTACGCCGAGACGTCCTCCTACGTCGATTTAAGCGGCACCCTGGAGGCCCGAGGCACTGGCTTCTCTTCCCTTAGGCTGACCCTTAGGCCGGTTAACGGCCGGGAAAGCAAAGCCGTCAGCTTTCCTGTAGGCAAGGATGGCCGTTTCTCATACCGGATCAAGCCGGACCAAGGAAAAGGCAGCTACGTCGTCACGCTCTATAATCCGCCGGGGACTATTCCAAAGGCTGATAGGGCCCCTATTGTCACCTTCATCGTTGTCGTGAAATAA